A single Oncorhynchus kisutch isolate 150728-3 linkage group LG19, Okis_V2, whole genome shotgun sequence DNA region contains:
- the LOC109864295 gene encoding lymphoid-restricted membrane protein isoform X4, whose amino-acid sequence MDLGVTHRQRHNPVDSICRKLQTIQRHDREVNPSSPFQIPKFTSSSYNSPQSSLRRNLEVILKKREREGMLTPKGSPQLPRSSHCPNSSPANPTMNPPTPVNATFTITSNPGEWRGVGVGLGGQGRGWQRDCSTPAVQTGDTFFSFSHGHQFTQPEAGTGSDGSERHRTPSLTCTPAQSLLSYNLNFCSSDSTANLLQCELPYPALVVKRLSMGDGAMSSENRKDTMTEVSLICEEDLLDTIFHVCDTQRRGKVYVSRIVDYLRHTTSRGSEDSGLEDLCNMLDPEHKDVSIDLDTYHAIMKEWIDDCRKNGDDTPEDLTQESVRLRDSLSAKRSVLLNMTSGSLEAFGGEVSRTDLETSDLVFCVTDLQFSNQKLQEEVRKLKQNVETMEDHNQKLAEENEELKSQARLGQQLAQKEKMLKDEVEEMKMSLSCTEEGRARASAQTKHMERENQSLIAKISCLQDENIKVTMEMDDLQKRIIELCDLNAELQVHNHSFDAVVSEKESLILQKCRQIEELMATVMEYSSVTELLRADKTKLESQIHMMPPDMAVAGLSLSVAYRLNHSTSGSLQTELALAQTPPEGASCVSPLSFASVLDESLDREVLVLLQGPTHDQMSPEFKSLVNKLKRDFKDEGLSILSTLRGLMHHYGGPGASKDPILQAVQSELDRRRTEWGLSLEQLDQYTKSLENELIKMASSIRRSRTEILHLSVRVQEQENQKRQLREELDQLNTPGDSREASCQTPDEETQAGEDLDWDEEFVLQDFLKNEGVETYRDFKSQETGPTEEDRLTERGDQPGEVGERWTVVGGEGPEGGMRGISLLSPLSEQSEPDQTEGEDLRETTAATDGDQRVNSLSPQGAKLPECFGPEDAHQHAVDTEEHPLPPSHSSLSDVMSPDTIVPLLQDTPQPGSPEHDRTITAGNSPPPRLAEMVSPSCTYPVMNETILLTCSSQQTDGSERGKGEDITTSTNMSDTQKLTKDQLAERVLAEDSTSLLPVLEEEEDTQESVVQVPTVEVDLSGTVSLAGGDRGSPTMDGLNVAPTDPSQGPRDATIPDPSGAKIDSLVLRSKFKKELELSRSMDVIEEGKVQEDLSESVTTEKDIEASVSEDSTVGDRSSLSPNDKEIEVVTEFQRLSLGFKCDMFTLEKRLRLEERSRDLAEENVRREVSSCQGLLQALAPLCEDDNQSMEIIQRLQKNLDILIQSMTRVSSRSEMLGAIHQESRTGTAVEIMVQHVENLRRMYTKEHAELTELRENMLQNERSFGSHSGGTHSDDFRGKKPSGATSYKASARRVSIAAIPRSGGGGGPMHFDMPNKPQDMEAERLTRRSPWNVTGKSTARPPLKRFVSSGAWIETDEPSLVMLMKGPANDADSPSDEERREVPVQRKSSLTELGNKITSLIMPNKTPILAEQAAAAPCLGYSSRPASAASGSRGLWLWLALVVVLAGLLALLASLVLQPAVDGAPVGTGDSWVTIQQLLWPYTGLRHNGQPPV is encoded by the exons ATGGACCTTGGAGTGACCCATCGTCAACGCCACAACCCTGTTGACAGCATCTGTCGTAAGCTGCAGACCATCCAGCGGCATGACCGTGAGGTTAACCCCTCCTCGCCCTTCCAGATCCCAAAGTTCACGTCCAGCAGCTACAACAGCCCCCAGTCCAGCCTGCGCCGCAACCTGGAAGTCATCCTGAAGAAGCGCGAGAGGGAGGGGATGTTAACCCCTAAGGGTTCACCCCAGCTTCCCAGGAGCTCCCACTGTCCTAACTCCAGCCCAGCCAACCCCACCATGAACCCCCCAACCCCGGTCAATGCTACGTTTACCATAACAAGTAATcctggggagtggaggggggtAGGGGTGGGGTTAGGAGGGCAAGGGAGAGGATGGCAGAGGGACTGCTCCACCCCAGCTGTCCAGACTGGAGACACTTTTTTCAGCTTCTCTCATGGTCACCAGTTTACTCAGCCTGAGGCGGGGACAGGGTCTGACGGCAGCGAGAGGCACAGGACCCCATCTCTGACTTGCACACCTGCACAGAGCCTGCTGTCCTACAACCTCAACTTCTGCTCGTCAGACTCCACGGCCAACCTGCTGCAGTGTGAGCTGCCCTACCCGGCCCTGGTTGTCAAGAGACTGTCCATGGGAGACG gagccaTGTCCTCTGAGAACCGGAAGGACACGATGACTGAGGTCAGTCTGATCTGTGAAGAGGATTTACTAGACACCATTTTCCATGTTTGTGACACCCAGCGCAGAG GTAAGGTGTACGTGTCTCGTATCGTGGACTACCTGCGTCACACCACCAGCCGGGGTTCTGAGGACAGCGGGCTGGAGGACCTGTGTAATATGCTGGACCCAGAGCACAAAGATGTCTCCATAGACCTGGACACCTACCACGCCATCATGAAGGAGTGGATCGATGACTGCAGAAAGAATGG GGACGACACACCAGAGGACCTAACTCAAGAGTCTGTCAGACTCCGAGACAGCCTGTCAG CTAAGAGGTCTGTCCTGCTGAACATGACCTCAGGTAGTCTGGAGGCATTTGGAGGGGAGGTGTCACGAACAGATCT TGAGACGTCAGACCTGGTGTTCTGTGTGACCGACCTGCAGTTCAGTAACCAGAAGCTTCAGGAGGAGGTGAGGAAGCTGAAGCAGAATGTGGAGACCATGGAGGACCATAACCAGAAACTAGCAGAGGAGAACGAGGAGCTCAAGTCACAGGCCAGACT aGGCCAGCAGCTGGCCCAGAAGGAGAAGATGTTgaaggatgaggtggaggagatgAAGATGAGTCTGAGCTGtacagaggagggcagagccaggGCCTCAGCTCAGACCAAACATATG gagagagagaaccagagtctGATTGCCAAGATAAGCTGTCTTCAGGATGAG AACATAAAGGTCACCATggagatggatgacctccagaAGAGGATTATTGAACTGTGTGACCTAAATGCTGAGCTGCAG GTCCATAACCATTCCTTTGATGCTGTCGTGAGTGAAAAGGAATCCCTCATTCTCCAG AAGTGCAGACAGATTGAGGAGCTGATGGCTACAGTGATGGAGTACTCATCAGTCACAGAG CTGTTGAGAGCAGACAAGACCAAGCTGGAGAGCCAGATACACATGATGCCGCCAGACATGGCAGT TGCAGGTCTCTCCCTGTCGGTGGCGTACAGGTTGAACCACAGCACTTCAGGATCCCTGCAGACAGAACTGGCCCTTGCTCAAACACCTCCGGAG GGTGCGTCGTGTGTGTCGCCACTGAGCTTTGCATCTGTGCTAGATGAGTCTCTGGACAGGGAGGTGTTAGTGCTCCTGCAGGGCCCCACACATGACCAGATGTCCCCGGAGTTCAAGAGCCTCGTCAACAAACTG AAGAGAGATTTTAAGGACGAGGGCCTCTCCATCTTGTCAACACTCAGAGGACTCATGCACCACTATGGAGGACCAGGGGCTAGTAAAGACCCCATACTGCAG GCGGTGCAGTCTGAGCTGGATCGGAGGAGGACTGAGTGGGGACTCAGCCTGGAGCAGTTGGACCAGTACACCAAATCCCTGGAGAACGAACTGATCAAGATGGCCAGCAGCATAAGGAGGTCCCGCACTGAGATACTACACCTGTCAGTCAG GGTTCAGGAGCAGGAGAATCAGAAGAGGCAGCTGCGTGAAGAGTTGGACCAGCTAAATACCCCGGGGGACAGCAGGGAGGCCAGCTGCCAGACCCCCGACGAGGAGACACag GCTGGGGAAGACCTGGACTGGGACGAGGAGTTTGTCCTCCAAGACTTCCTGAAGAACGAGGGGGTGGAGACGTACAGGGACTTCAAGAGTCAGGAGACGGGACCGACGGAGGAGGACAGACTGACGGAGAGGGGGGACCAGCCTGGGGAGGTTGGGGAGAGGTGGACCGTGGTGGGGGGAGAGGGACCAGAGGGGGGAATGAGGGggatctcccttctctctcctctctcggagCAAAGTGAACCCGACCAGACGGAGGGAGAGGATCTGAGAG AAACCACAGCGGCAACAGACGGTGACCAGAGGGTGAACAGTCTATCCCCACAG GGTGCCAAATTACCAGAATGCTTTGGGCCTGAGGACGCCCACCAGCATGCTGTTGACACCGAGGAgcatccactccctccctcccactcttctCTATCGG ATGTAATGAGCCCTGACACCATAGTGCCCCTTCTTCAAGACACACCTCAGCCTGGCTCACCAGAACACGACAGGACCATCACTGCTGGGAACAGTCCACCCCCCAGGCTGGCTGAGATGGTATCTCCCAGCTGCACTTACCCTGTGATGAATGAGACCATTTTACTGACTTGCAG CTCCCAGCAGACAGACGGCAGTGAAAGAGGAAAAGGAGAGGACATCACCACCTCGACCAATATGAGTGAcacacag aagctAACCAAGGACCAGCTGGCTGAGAGAGTGCTAGCAGAGGACAG CACCAGCCTGTTACCAgtactagaggaggaggaggacacacagGAGTCAGTggtgcaggtgcctacagtggaAGTGGACTTGTCAG GGACAGTCAGTCTGGCAGGAGGGGACAGAGGCTCTCCGACTATGGATGGACTGAATGTTGCGCCCACTGACCCATCACAGGGTCCAAGGGATGCTACGATACCTGACCCCTCAGGAGCCAAAATTGACTCCCTGGTTCTCAGGAGCAAGTTCAAGAAGGAACTG GAGCTGTCTCGCAGTATGGATGTCATCGAGGAAGGGAAGGTACAAGAGGACCTGAGTGAAAGTGTTACCACagagaaggaca TTGAAGCCTCTGTTTCTGAGGACTCAACCGTAGGGGACAGAAGCAG CCTGTCCCCTAACGACAAGGAGATTGAGGTAGTG ACTGAGTTCCAGCGCCTGTCCCTGGGCTTTAAGTGTGACATGTTCACCCTGGAgaagaggctgaggctggaggagAGGTCACGAGACCTGGCAGAGGAGAATGTCCGGAGGGAGGTGTCCAGTTGCCAGGGACTATTACAG GCCCTGGCCCCTCTATGTGAGGATGATAACCAGTCTATGGAGATCATCCAGAGACTTCAGAAGAACCTGGACATCCTCATCCAGTCCATGACCAGAGTGTCCAGTCGCTCAGAGATGCTGGGCGCCATACACCAG gagTCTCGTACAGGCACGGCAGTAGAGATAATGGTCCAGCATGTAGAGAACCTGAGGAGGATGTACACTAAGGAACATGCTGAGCTCACTGAGCTGAGGGAGAACATGCTGCAGAACGAGAGGTCCTTCGGATCCCACTCAGGAGGAACACACTCgg ATGATTTCAGAGGCAAGAAACCATCTGGAGCAACGTCGTATAAG GCATCAGCCCGACGGGTCAGCATAGCAGCTATCCCCCGGTCCGGTGGGGGAGGGGGACCCATGCATTTTGACATGCCTAATAAACCACAGGACATGGAGGCGGAGAGACTCACCCGCAGATCTCCCTG GAATGTGACAGGGAAGAGCACGGCGCGTCCTCCTCTAAAGCGCTTTGTTAGCTCCGGGGCTTGGATTGAGACTGACGAGCCCTCCCTCGTGATGCTGATGAAGGG GCCTGCCAACGACGCAGACTCTCCTTCAGAcgaggagagaagggaagtgcCCGTTCAGAGGAAGTCCAGTCTCACTGAGCTGGGCAACAAAATCACCTCCCTGATTATGCCCAACAAGAC TCCCATCCTGGCAGAGCAGGCCGCAGCAGCCCCGTGTTTGGGCTACTCCTCCCGGCCTGCGTCTGCAGCCAGCGGGTCCCGAGGACTGTGGCTCTGGCTGGCCCTAGTAGTGGTCCTAGCAGGCCTCCTGGCCCTCCTAGCCAGCCTGGTGCTGCAGCCGGCCGTGGATGGAGCGCCCGTGGGGACCGGGGACTCCTGGGTGACCATCCAGCAGCTCCTGTGGCCCTACACAGGGCTTAGGCACAACGGACAGCCACCGGTTTAG
- the LOC109864295 gene encoding lymphoid-restricted membrane protein isoform X5 translates to MDLGVTHRQRHNPVDSICRKLQTIQRHDREVNPSSPFQIPKFTSSSYNSPQSSLRRNLEVILKKREREGMLTPKGSPQLPRSSHCPNSSPANPTMNPPTPVNATFTITSNPGEWRGVGVGLGGQGRGWQRDCSTPAVQTGDTFFSFSHGHQFTQPEAGTGSDGSERHRTPSLTCTPAQSLLSYNLNFCSSDSTANLLQCELPYPALVVKRLSMGDGAMSSENRKDTMTEVSLICEEDLLDTIFHVCDTQRRGKVYVSRIVDYLRHTTSRGSEDSGLEDLCNMLDPEHKDVSIDLDTYHAIMKEWIDDCRKNGDDTPEDLTQESVRLRDSLSAKRSVLLNMTSGSLEAFGGEVSRTDLETSDLVFCVTDLQFSNQKLQEEVRKLKQNVETMEDHNQKLAEENEELKSQARLGQQLAQKEKMLKDEVEEMKMSLSCTEEGRARASAQTKHMERENQSLIAKISCLQDENIKVTMEMDDLQKRIIELCDLNAELQVHNHSFDAVVSEKESLILQKCRQIEELMATVMEYSSVTELLRADKTKLESQIHMMPPDMAVAGLSLSVAYRLNHSTSGSLQTELALAQTPPEGASCVSPLSFASVLDESLDREVLVLLQGPTHDQMSPEFKSLVNKLKRDFKDEGLSILSTLRGLMHHYGGPGASKDPILQAVQSELDRRRTEWGLSLEQLDQYTKSLENELIKMASSIRRSRTEILHLSVRVQEQENQKRQLREELDQLNTPGDSREASCQTPDEETQAGEDLDWDEEFVLQDFLKNEGVETYRDFKSQETGPTEEDRLTERGDQPGEVGERWTVVGGEGPEGGMRGISLLSPLSEQSEPDQTEGEDLRETTAATDGDQRVNSLSPQGAKLPECFGPEDAHQHAVDTEEHPLPPSHSSLSDVMSPDTIVPLLQDTPQPGSPEHDRTITAGNSPPPRLAEMVSPSCTYPVMNETILLTCSSQQTDGSERGKGEDITTSTNMSDTQKLTKDQLAERVLAEDSTSLLPVLEEEEDTQESVVQVPTVEVDLSGTVSLAGGDRGSPTMDGLNVAPTDPSQGPRDATIPDPSGAKIDSLVLRSKFKKELELSRSMDVIEEGKVQEDLSESVTTEKDIEASVSEDSTVGDRSSLSPNDKEIETEFQRLSLGFKCDMFTLEKRLRLEERSRDLAEENVRREVSSCQGLLQALAPLCEDDNQSMEIIQRLQKNLDILIQSMTRVSSRSEMLGAIHQESRTGTAVEIMVQHVENLRRMYTKEHAELTELRENMLQNERSFGSHSGGTHSDDFRGKKPSGATSYKASARRVSIAAIPRSGGGGGPMHFDMPNKPQDMEAERLTRRSPWNVTGKSTARPPLKRFVSSGAWIETDEPSLVMLMKGPANDADSPSDEERREVPVQRKSSLTELGNKITSLIMPNKTPILAEQAAAAPCLGYSSRPASAASGSRGLWLWLALVVVLAGLLALLASLVLQPAVDGAPVGTGDSWVTIQQLLWPYTGLRHNGQPPV, encoded by the exons ATGGACCTTGGAGTGACCCATCGTCAACGCCACAACCCTGTTGACAGCATCTGTCGTAAGCTGCAGACCATCCAGCGGCATGACCGTGAGGTTAACCCCTCCTCGCCCTTCCAGATCCCAAAGTTCACGTCCAGCAGCTACAACAGCCCCCAGTCCAGCCTGCGCCGCAACCTGGAAGTCATCCTGAAGAAGCGCGAGAGGGAGGGGATGTTAACCCCTAAGGGTTCACCCCAGCTTCCCAGGAGCTCCCACTGTCCTAACTCCAGCCCAGCCAACCCCACCATGAACCCCCCAACCCCGGTCAATGCTACGTTTACCATAACAAGTAATcctggggagtggaggggggtAGGGGTGGGGTTAGGAGGGCAAGGGAGAGGATGGCAGAGGGACTGCTCCACCCCAGCTGTCCAGACTGGAGACACTTTTTTCAGCTTCTCTCATGGTCACCAGTTTACTCAGCCTGAGGCGGGGACAGGGTCTGACGGCAGCGAGAGGCACAGGACCCCATCTCTGACTTGCACACCTGCACAGAGCCTGCTGTCCTACAACCTCAACTTCTGCTCGTCAGACTCCACGGCCAACCTGCTGCAGTGTGAGCTGCCCTACCCGGCCCTGGTTGTCAAGAGACTGTCCATGGGAGACG gagccaTGTCCTCTGAGAACCGGAAGGACACGATGACTGAGGTCAGTCTGATCTGTGAAGAGGATTTACTAGACACCATTTTCCATGTTTGTGACACCCAGCGCAGAG GTAAGGTGTACGTGTCTCGTATCGTGGACTACCTGCGTCACACCACCAGCCGGGGTTCTGAGGACAGCGGGCTGGAGGACCTGTGTAATATGCTGGACCCAGAGCACAAAGATGTCTCCATAGACCTGGACACCTACCACGCCATCATGAAGGAGTGGATCGATGACTGCAGAAAGAATGG GGACGACACACCAGAGGACCTAACTCAAGAGTCTGTCAGACTCCGAGACAGCCTGTCAG CTAAGAGGTCTGTCCTGCTGAACATGACCTCAGGTAGTCTGGAGGCATTTGGAGGGGAGGTGTCACGAACAGATCT TGAGACGTCAGACCTGGTGTTCTGTGTGACCGACCTGCAGTTCAGTAACCAGAAGCTTCAGGAGGAGGTGAGGAAGCTGAAGCAGAATGTGGAGACCATGGAGGACCATAACCAGAAACTAGCAGAGGAGAACGAGGAGCTCAAGTCACAGGCCAGACT aGGCCAGCAGCTGGCCCAGAAGGAGAAGATGTTgaaggatgaggtggaggagatgAAGATGAGTCTGAGCTGtacagaggagggcagagccaggGCCTCAGCTCAGACCAAACATATG gagagagagaaccagagtctGATTGCCAAGATAAGCTGTCTTCAGGATGAG AACATAAAGGTCACCATggagatggatgacctccagaAGAGGATTATTGAACTGTGTGACCTAAATGCTGAGCTGCAG GTCCATAACCATTCCTTTGATGCTGTCGTGAGTGAAAAGGAATCCCTCATTCTCCAG AAGTGCAGACAGATTGAGGAGCTGATGGCTACAGTGATGGAGTACTCATCAGTCACAGAG CTGTTGAGAGCAGACAAGACCAAGCTGGAGAGCCAGATACACATGATGCCGCCAGACATGGCAGT TGCAGGTCTCTCCCTGTCGGTGGCGTACAGGTTGAACCACAGCACTTCAGGATCCCTGCAGACAGAACTGGCCCTTGCTCAAACACCTCCGGAG GGTGCGTCGTGTGTGTCGCCACTGAGCTTTGCATCTGTGCTAGATGAGTCTCTGGACAGGGAGGTGTTAGTGCTCCTGCAGGGCCCCACACATGACCAGATGTCCCCGGAGTTCAAGAGCCTCGTCAACAAACTG AAGAGAGATTTTAAGGACGAGGGCCTCTCCATCTTGTCAACACTCAGAGGACTCATGCACCACTATGGAGGACCAGGGGCTAGTAAAGACCCCATACTGCAG GCGGTGCAGTCTGAGCTGGATCGGAGGAGGACTGAGTGGGGACTCAGCCTGGAGCAGTTGGACCAGTACACCAAATCCCTGGAGAACGAACTGATCAAGATGGCCAGCAGCATAAGGAGGTCCCGCACTGAGATACTACACCTGTCAGTCAG GGTTCAGGAGCAGGAGAATCAGAAGAGGCAGCTGCGTGAAGAGTTGGACCAGCTAAATACCCCGGGGGACAGCAGGGAGGCCAGCTGCCAGACCCCCGACGAGGAGACACag GCTGGGGAAGACCTGGACTGGGACGAGGAGTTTGTCCTCCAAGACTTCCTGAAGAACGAGGGGGTGGAGACGTACAGGGACTTCAAGAGTCAGGAGACGGGACCGACGGAGGAGGACAGACTGACGGAGAGGGGGGACCAGCCTGGGGAGGTTGGGGAGAGGTGGACCGTGGTGGGGGGAGAGGGACCAGAGGGGGGAATGAGGGggatctcccttctctctcctctctcggagCAAAGTGAACCCGACCAGACGGAGGGAGAGGATCTGAGAG AAACCACAGCGGCAACAGACGGTGACCAGAGGGTGAACAGTCTATCCCCACAG GGTGCCAAATTACCAGAATGCTTTGGGCCTGAGGACGCCCACCAGCATGCTGTTGACACCGAGGAgcatccactccctccctcccactcttctCTATCGG ATGTAATGAGCCCTGACACCATAGTGCCCCTTCTTCAAGACACACCTCAGCCTGGCTCACCAGAACACGACAGGACCATCACTGCTGGGAACAGTCCACCCCCCAGGCTGGCTGAGATGGTATCTCCCAGCTGCACTTACCCTGTGATGAATGAGACCATTTTACTGACTTGCAG CTCCCAGCAGACAGACGGCAGTGAAAGAGGAAAAGGAGAGGACATCACCACCTCGACCAATATGAGTGAcacacag aagctAACCAAGGACCAGCTGGCTGAGAGAGTGCTAGCAGAGGACAG CACCAGCCTGTTACCAgtactagaggaggaggaggacacacagGAGTCAGTggtgcaggtgcctacagtggaAGTGGACTTGTCAG GGACAGTCAGTCTGGCAGGAGGGGACAGAGGCTCTCCGACTATGGATGGACTGAATGTTGCGCCCACTGACCCATCACAGGGTCCAAGGGATGCTACGATACCTGACCCCTCAGGAGCCAAAATTGACTCCCTGGTTCTCAGGAGCAAGTTCAAGAAGGAACTG GAGCTGTCTCGCAGTATGGATGTCATCGAGGAAGGGAAGGTACAAGAGGACCTGAGTGAAAGTGTTACCACagagaaggaca TTGAAGCCTCTGTTTCTGAGGACTCAACCGTAGGGGACAGAAGCAG CCTGTCCCCTAACGACAAGGAGATTGAG ACTGAGTTCCAGCGCCTGTCCCTGGGCTTTAAGTGTGACATGTTCACCCTGGAgaagaggctgaggctggaggagAGGTCACGAGACCTGGCAGAGGAGAATGTCCGGAGGGAGGTGTCCAGTTGCCAGGGACTATTACAG GCCCTGGCCCCTCTATGTGAGGATGATAACCAGTCTATGGAGATCATCCAGAGACTTCAGAAGAACCTGGACATCCTCATCCAGTCCATGACCAGAGTGTCCAGTCGCTCAGAGATGCTGGGCGCCATACACCAG gagTCTCGTACAGGCACGGCAGTAGAGATAATGGTCCAGCATGTAGAGAACCTGAGGAGGATGTACACTAAGGAACATGCTGAGCTCACTGAGCTGAGGGAGAACATGCTGCAGAACGAGAGGTCCTTCGGATCCCACTCAGGAGGAACACACTCgg ATGATTTCAGAGGCAAGAAACCATCTGGAGCAACGTCGTATAAG GCATCAGCCCGACGGGTCAGCATAGCAGCTATCCCCCGGTCCGGTGGGGGAGGGGGACCCATGCATTTTGACATGCCTAATAAACCACAGGACATGGAGGCGGAGAGACTCACCCGCAGATCTCCCTG GAATGTGACAGGGAAGAGCACGGCGCGTCCTCCTCTAAAGCGCTTTGTTAGCTCCGGGGCTTGGATTGAGACTGACGAGCCCTCCCTCGTGATGCTGATGAAGGG GCCTGCCAACGACGCAGACTCTCCTTCAGAcgaggagagaagggaagtgcCCGTTCAGAGGAAGTCCAGTCTCACTGAGCTGGGCAACAAAATCACCTCCCTGATTATGCCCAACAAGAC TCCCATCCTGGCAGAGCAGGCCGCAGCAGCCCCGTGTTTGGGCTACTCCTCCCGGCCTGCGTCTGCAGCCAGCGGGTCCCGAGGACTGTGGCTCTGGCTGGCCCTAGTAGTGGTCCTAGCAGGCCTCCTGGCCCTCCTAGCCAGCCTGGTGCTGCAGCCGGCCGTGGATGGAGCGCCCGTGGGGACCGGGGACTCCTGGGTGACCATCCAGCAGCTCCTGTGGCCCTACACAGGGCTTAGGCACAACGGACAGCCACCGGTTTAG